The DNA segment GCGCCCGGCATCACCGCGGCCGACGTTGACCAGGTGCAGCACGACAGCGACATCCTGCGCGACCGCTGTCTGCTGTTCGTCGCCTGCACCAGGGCACGCGAAGCACTGGCGGTTTCGTGGAGTGGACCTGAGAGCAGCTTCATCACGCCGCTTCTCAGGAAACAATGACAGTAAGAGCGGTTCCGCCGGTCCTCCACCGACAGATCAGTGGCTATCATCACGACCCGTACCCTCAGGCATCCTTCAGGCAGCGCCTGCCAGATCGTCCCACCAAGCACCATACTGGTGAGGTGGACCTGCGTGACGCTGGAACGATGGCGCGAGATCTGTTGCAGAAGCATCATCTTGACGCTTGGACTTTCGGATTTGATCGAGCAAAGCGCCGGGCCGGGTGCTGCCATCATGGTCAGCACGTGATCAGCTTGAGCGCCCCCTTGACTGCCTTGCATTCAGAGCATCAGGTGCGCAACACGGTCCTGCACGAGATCGCTCACGCGCTCGTGGGCCCGCATCACGGTCACGACAGCGTCTGGAAGAGCCAGGCCATCGCCATTGGCGCCTCGCCGGAACGCTGCCTGCCAAATGACGCGCCGAAGCTTGCCGGCCGTTACACGGGCACATGCTCTCGCGGACACGAGTTTTCGGCGCACAAAAGGCCGACCCGGCCGAAGATCTGCACCATCTGCCCACCGGCGCTCGGTGTAGAACGGCTACTTACCTGGACACAGGGCGATGTATCGATCCGGATGCTGCCCAGCTACGTTACCCAGCTGGTGAAGCTCGCGGACGTCGGAGGCTCGGCAGCAGCCCGGGACCAATTGGAGATGGACTCCGCTCTCGGCGGAGGCCGTGATCAACCGCTGACTCGAGGCTCATGATGACGTCTCCTGCATGTGCTGTTGATGTCGCTGCCCAGCGTTCCACTCCGATGGATCCAGCGCGATGCTTTCAAGGCACTGGCGCGTCACCGGCCAGGAAGAAGACTGACCAGAAACCTCGAACGAGGCGACTTTCCTCTACCGTCCGGGGGTAAGTC comes from the Kineosporia corallincola genome and includes:
- a CDS encoding SprT-like domain-containing protein; this translates as MDLRDAGTMARDLLQKHHLDAWTFGFDRAKRRAGCCHHGQHVISLSAPLTALHSEHQVRNTVLHEIAHALVGPHHGHDSVWKSQAIAIGASPERCLPNDAPKLAGRYTGTCSRGHEFSAHKRPTRPKICTICPPALGVERLLTWTQGDVSIRMLPSYVTQLVKLADVGGSAAARDQLEMDSALGGGRDQPLTRGS